In Acidianus brierleyi, one genomic interval encodes:
- a CDS encoding BadF/BadG/BcrA/BcrD ATPase family protein: MIVVGVDAGGTSTGALAYTCEGKFIGYHISGPGNYHNIGIDRAVENIKEAIMSATHNKIPDVACIGLAGLDSKYDYEVLSRALNGMAKKTVLEHDSFIALYAETRGKPGIITIAGTGSVVVAYDGKKRIRYGGEGWLLSDEGSAYWIGRKALRTLVKMLEGRIERTRMAELIMDDIKIWDLDDLIRWAYHEGHKIDEIASLAKTIDKAAIEGDKIAKSILYSAAKDLASTTLYAAKKIEMDKAYLAGGMFTSKIYTEYFIEVLKEEKVEGITAKKSPEMGALLIALKEAGCTTEPEEPPLHF; the protein is encoded by the coding sequence ATGATAGTTGTTGGTGTAGACGCAGGTGGAACATCCACTGGAGCGTTAGCATATACATGCGAAGGAAAATTTATAGGATATCATATAAGTGGCCCTGGCAATTACCATAATATAGGTATAGATAGAGCTGTAGAAAACATAAAAGAAGCAATAATGTCAGCTACTCACAATAAAATTCCTGATGTAGCCTGCATAGGTCTAGCAGGACTTGATTCTAAATATGATTATGAAGTTTTATCGAGAGCATTAAACGGCATGGCGAAAAAGACTGTATTAGAACACGACTCTTTCATAGCATTATATGCGGAAACACGTGGTAAGCCAGGTATTATAACGATAGCAGGTACTGGGAGTGTAGTAGTAGCATATGATGGGAAAAAACGAATTAGATATGGGGGAGAAGGTTGGTTATTATCTGATGAAGGATCAGCATATTGGATAGGAAGGAAGGCTTTAAGAACATTGGTAAAAATGCTTGAAGGCAGAATTGAAAGAACTAGAATGGCAGAATTAATTATGGATGATATCAAAATATGGGATCTGGATGATTTAATAAGGTGGGCTTATCATGAAGGACATAAGATCGATGAGATTGCAAGCCTAGCGAAAACTATAGATAAGGCTGCGATAGAAGGAGATAAAATAGCTAAGAGCATTTTATACTCTGCTGCTAAAGACCTAGCCTCTACCACGCTTTACGCTGCAAAAAAAATTGAGATGGATAAAGCATATTTAGCAGGGGGAATGTTTACGTCTAAAATATATACTGAATATTTTATAGAAGTATTAAAGGAGGAAAAAGTAGAAGGTATAACAGCTAAAAAAAGTCCTGAAATGGGGGCTTTACTCATTGCGCTTAAAGAAGCTGGGTGCACTACTGAACCGGAAGAGCCACCCCTTCACTTCTAG
- the agl3 gene encoding UDP-sulfoquinovose synthase: MKILILGIDGYLGWPLALKMGSKGHEVIGIDNLSTRKFSEEVGSDSAFPLPSPSDRVKEAKKILGINIDFYVKDANDMEFLKETIRKHKPDVIVHFAEQRSAPYSMKDYNHAQYTLDNNLGTTLKLIYAVNEIDPSIHILKMGTMGEYGTPSLDIPESPFVEANINNKKDKIIFPRWGGSIYHWSKIFDTDLLLYFNQIFGLTVTDIMQGPVYGTRTTEITEEGLRTRFDFDETWGTVVNRFCVEAVLGLPLTPYGKGGQTRGFISLEDSMEALRTLIENPPKTGEYRLVHQFAEIYSVNKIAEVVKNAAESLGMSTEIKHVDNPRIEAEEHYYNPEIKILPSLGFKPKKNLKDEVKIILEDLIPYKSRLERYKDSIMPKTKWKK, encoded by the coding sequence ATGAAGATACTTATTTTGGGTATAGATGGATATTTAGGATGGCCACTAGCACTTAAAATGGGTTCTAAGGGACATGAAGTTATAGGTATAGATAACTTATCTACTAGGAAATTTTCAGAAGAAGTAGGGTCTGATTCAGCATTTCCACTACCTTCACCTTCTGATAGAGTTAAAGAAGCCAAGAAGATTCTTGGAATAAACATTGATTTTTACGTAAAAGATGCTAATGATATGGAATTTCTTAAAGAAACAATAAGGAAACATAAGCCAGATGTTATAGTACACTTTGCTGAACAGAGATCTGCACCATACTCAATGAAGGATTATAATCATGCACAGTATACTCTTGATAATAATTTAGGAACAACGTTAAAGTTAATTTACGCAGTAAATGAGATAGATCCTTCCATTCATATTTTGAAGATGGGCACAATGGGGGAATACGGTACGCCTAGTCTAGATATACCAGAAAGCCCATTTGTGGAGGCAAATATAAATAACAAGAAGGATAAAATAATATTTCCTAGATGGGGAGGTTCAATATATCACTGGTCCAAAATCTTTGATACAGACCTCTTGTTATATTTTAATCAAATTTTCGGTCTTACTGTTACAGATATAATGCAAGGTCCAGTTTATGGAACTAGAACTACCGAGATAACAGAAGAAGGATTACGTACTAGATTTGATTTTGACGAAACTTGGGGAACGGTAGTAAATAGATTCTGTGTAGAAGCGGTGTTAGGACTGCCATTAACGCCTTACGGAAAAGGAGGCCAAACTAGAGGATTTATCTCATTGGAAGATAGCATGGAAGCCCTTAGAACGTTAATAGAAAATCCTCCTAAAACAGGAGAATATAGGTTAGTTCATCAATTTGCAGAAATATATAGTGTAAATAAAATAGCTGAAGTAGTGAAAAATGCAGCAGAAAGTCTAGGCATGTCTACAGAGATAAAACACGTGGATAATCCAAGAATAGAGGCAGAAGAACACTATTACAATCCAGAAATAAAAATTCTACCCAGTTTAGGATTCAAACCGAAGAAGAATTTAAAAGACGAAGTTAAAATAATTCTAGAAGATTTAATTCCTTATAAAAGCAGACTAGAAAGATATAAAGATTCAATAATGCCAAAAACAAAATGGAAAAAATAG
- a CDS encoding glycosyltransferase, whose translation MIYYILIIVSGIVSIWSVYNSFLAFLGLKWNPNESKSPSGYTFSIIVPAKNEENVIGRLLDRLENQEYDRSKFNIIVVEDGSTDNTLYVCKNYEKMYDNLTVIHLNSTNVVNGKSRALNYALKNAKGEIIGIFDADTVPKLDTLAYVSSKFSDPNIAAVQGRLIPINVRESATARFASLEELFYEYSISGRARLGFFVPLEGTCTFIRKSVLNEIGGWNEESLTEDLDLSLKIISRGYKIIYSPSTVAWREVPISLRSLIKQRLRWYRGHFEVSLKVNKIKFDLRIIDGLMIVASPIFMVLSLVNYSLVLVYPSQIYFIAATLVSAASFISLLLAIMISRRHMIEFIFPFLSLIYMNFVIILNLIAVFMEFIKYPKIWIKTDRSGGITVKIHDS comes from the coding sequence ATGATATATTATATCTTAATTATTGTAAGTGGAATAGTTTCTATTTGGAGCGTTTATAATTCCTTCTTAGCTTTTCTAGGATTAAAGTGGAATCCAAACGAATCTAAAAGCCCTTCTGGATATACGTTTTCTATAATAGTGCCTGCTAAAAATGAAGAAAACGTTATAGGTAGACTTCTAGACAGACTTGAAAACCAAGAATATGATAGATCTAAATTTAATATAATAGTAGTAGAAGATGGATCTACAGATAATACATTATATGTATGCAAAAACTATGAAAAAATGTATGATAATCTAACTGTTATTCATTTGAATTCTACTAATGTAGTAAATGGAAAAAGTAGAGCTTTGAATTATGCATTAAAAAATGCTAAGGGAGAAATAATTGGAATTTTTGACGCTGATACTGTTCCAAAATTAGATACATTAGCTTATGTATCTTCAAAGTTTTCAGATCCTAACATAGCAGCTGTTCAGGGTAGACTGATACCTATAAATGTTAGAGAAAGCGCTACAGCTAGATTTGCATCATTAGAAGAATTATTTTACGAGTATTCAATTTCTGGGAGAGCAAGATTAGGCTTTTTTGTTCCATTAGAAGGAACATGTACCTTCATAAGGAAATCCGTACTCAATGAAATAGGAGGTTGGAATGAAGAATCTTTAACTGAGGACCTAGATCTTAGCCTTAAGATAATATCAAGAGGATATAAAATAATATATTCGCCATCAACTGTTGCCTGGAGAGAAGTTCCCATAAGTTTACGCTCTTTAATAAAGCAAAGACTAAGGTGGTATAGGGGTCATTTTGAAGTATCACTAAAAGTTAACAAGATAAAATTTGATCTAAGAATTATTGATGGTTTAATGATAGTAGCTAGCCCGATATTTATGGTACTAAGCTTAGTAAATTACTCTTTAGTTCTAGTTTATCCATCTCAAATATATTTTATAGCAGCTACATTGGTTTCTGCAGCTTCATTTATTTCTTTATTGTTGGCTATAATGATTTCACGAAGACATATGATAGAATTCATATTCCCTTTTCTTTCACTAATATATATGAACTTTGTAATAATTCTGAATCTGATTGCAGTATTTATGGAATTCATAAAATATCCTAAGATATGGATAAAAACTGATAGGTCCGGAGGCATAACGGTGAAAATACATGATAGTTGA
- the cas4 gene encoding CRISPR-associated protein Cas4 has product MIVEFLAKKKMEDYLSHIREQDTFYVTDLVRCPLKTEFETKYKELALSEVYTPATMLGDLIHKGLESLIQIENYTTRTEIEGEKIINLEKPFKIKGRSDIILENEKEKIIVEIKSARSDNGIPHKHHIMQLQLYLWLFEAKKGILFYITPDRFTEFEINQPMDDATVINLVQQNIQKSPSPRFPWECQYCIFSIICPNKKK; this is encoded by the coding sequence ATGATAGTTGAGTTTCTAGCTAAGAAGAAGATGGAGGATTACTTATCTCACATAAGGGAACAAGATACATTTTATGTAACAGATTTAGTTAGGTGCCCGTTAAAAACAGAATTTGAAACAAAATACAAGGAATTGGCATTAAGTGAGGTATATACGCCGGCAACCATGTTAGGTGATCTGATCCATAAGGGTCTTGAATCGCTTATTCAAATAGAAAACTATACTACAAGAACTGAAATAGAAGGAGAGAAAATAATCAATTTAGAAAAACCCTTTAAAATAAAGGGAAGAAGCGATATTATACTAGAGAATGAAAAGGAAAAAATAATTGTAGAAATTAAGAGCGCAAGAAGCGATAATGGTATACCGCATAAACATCATATAATGCAGTTACAATTATATTTATGGTTATTTGAAGCAAAAAAAGGAATATTATTTTATATTACTCCAGATCGCTTTACAGAATTCGAAATTAATCAACCTATGGATGATGCTACAGTAATAAACTTAGTTCAACAAAATATACAAAAATCTCCATCGCCTAGATTTCCATGGGAGTGCCAATACTGTATATTTTCAATAATTTGCCCGAATAAAAAGAAATGA
- the thiD gene encoding bifunctional hydroxymethylpyrimidine kinase/phosphomethylpyrimidine kinase — MRTRPVAITIAGSDSGGGAGLQADLKTFTSLGVFGATIVTGLTAQNTIGVSKIYEVSPEFVEAQFDSVINDLKPKYAKTGMLASKEIINIVKKKILEYKLDLVLDPVMIAKSGDLLVKEDVIPSIKDLIKNSIIATPNKFEAEKILGGEIKSAEDLKIAAKNFYNSFSTNVVIKGGSKLGGMDYAIIDGEELELTYENVNTKNTHGSGDVFSAAITAYLAKGYSLKDAVINAKQFVSYSIKYSLDLGNGHGPVDPFAYPESIIEREISREIAEKLVEYLETHKDIVKKLLDQEEKLNIGVGTAYGDIATLAGGIIRYINWIKVDGPIVINYYDNLVTSILKETNKKIGISFSMSNRILSASEKGLIKISESGINSDTIIRNGKIILVADDLNDLIKKIEMITND; from the coding sequence ATGAGAACCAGACCAGTAGCTATAACAATAGCTGGAAGTGATTCTGGTGGTGGTGCCGGACTTCAAGCAGATCTTAAAACTTTTACTTCGTTAGGTGTCTTCGGTGCAACCATAGTAACTGGACTAACGGCACAAAACACCATTGGCGTTTCCAAGATTTATGAAGTATCTCCAGAATTCGTTGAAGCTCAGTTTGATTCTGTGATAAATGACCTTAAACCTAAATACGCCAAAACAGGTATGTTAGCTTCAAAAGAAATTATTAATATAGTAAAAAAGAAGATATTAGAATACAAATTAGATCTTGTTCTAGACCCTGTAATGATAGCTAAATCTGGGGATCTCCTTGTAAAAGAGGATGTCATTCCCTCTATAAAGGATCTAATAAAAAATTCCATTATAGCCACACCGAATAAATTTGAAGCTGAGAAAATTCTTGGAGGAGAAATAAAATCAGCAGAAGACCTAAAGATAGCTGCTAAAAATTTCTATAATTCCTTTTCTACAAACGTTGTAATAAAAGGAGGCTCAAAATTAGGAGGAATGGATTACGCTATAATAGATGGAGAAGAGTTAGAATTAACATACGAAAATGTAAATACCAAAAATACGCACGGAAGTGGAGATGTCTTTTCTGCAGCTATAACAGCGTATTTAGCAAAGGGATATAGTTTGAAAGATGCAGTGATTAATGCTAAGCAATTTGTAAGTTATTCAATAAAATATTCATTAGATCTGGGAAACGGACATGGACCAGTAGATCCTTTTGCTTATCCAGAATCTATAATAGAAAGAGAAATTTCAAGAGAAATTGCCGAAAAACTTGTCGAATATCTAGAAACTCATAAAGATATAGTTAAAAAATTATTAGATCAAGAAGAAAAATTAAATATAGGTGTTGGAACAGCTTATGGAGATATTGCCACTTTAGCAGGAGGAATAATAAGATATATAAACTGGATAAAAGTTGACGGTCCTATTGTTATTAATTATTACGATAATTTAGTTACATCAATCTTAAAGGAAACAAATAAAAAAATAGGTATTTCATTTTCCATGTCTAATAGAATTTTATCTGCTTCTGAAAAGGGTTTAATAAAAATTTCTGAAAGTGGTATTAATTCTGATACTATAATAAGAAATGGCAAAATAATTCTAGTTGCAGACGATTTAAATGATTTAATTAAAAAAATTGAGATGATAACTAATGATTGA
- a CDS encoding ribokinase, with protein sequence MIEVVGSYNVDFILKVKRFPQPGETVFCEKYIISHGGKGSNQAVSASRLGANVSLVSAIGNDTYGIDAIKFWKSENINIDKVKIKNERTGNAYIFLNDEGESMIIVNRGANYLLEEDDLDDLSGDILLTQMEIKENVVKRALMNFDGTKILNPAPAILTDFSILDYVDILTPNEIEFKQLTNSDDLEYGLDLLLKKVKKAVIVTLGERGALIATKGKKVLISAPKVPVIDATGAGDVFNSALAYYLEKNKDLEDAVSLATKIASFSVTQIGALGPRWEEVKSFVEEEKF encoded by the coding sequence ATGATTGAGGTTGTAGGCAGTTATAATGTAGATTTTATATTAAAAGTTAAAAGATTTCCTCAGCCTGGAGAGACTGTTTTCTGTGAAAAATATATAATAAGCCATGGAGGAAAAGGATCCAATCAAGCAGTTTCAGCATCGCGCCTGGGTGCTAACGTGAGTTTAGTTTCTGCAATAGGAAATGATACCTATGGCATAGATGCTATAAAATTCTGGAAATCTGAGAATATAAATATAGATAAAGTGAAGATAAAGAATGAAAGAACAGGAAATGCCTATATTTTTCTGAATGATGAAGGAGAGAGCATGATAATCGTAAATAGAGGTGCAAATTATCTTCTTGAAGAAGACGATTTAGACGATTTAAGTGGAGATATATTGTTAACACAAATGGAAATAAAGGAAAACGTAGTCAAGAGAGCATTAATGAATTTCGATGGTACAAAAATATTAAATCCTGCTCCAGCTATATTAACAGATTTTTCTATTTTAGATTATGTAGATATATTAACTCCAAACGAAATAGAATTTAAACAACTAACTAATTCCGACGATCTAGAATATGGATTAGATCTCTTACTAAAAAAGGTTAAAAAAGCAGTAATAGTTACGCTAGGCGAAAGAGGAGCACTAATAGCTACTAAAGGAAAAAAAGTACTTATTTCTGCACCCAAGGTACCTGTAATAGACGCTACTGGTGCTGGTGATGTATTTAATTCAGCATTAGCTTATTACTTAGAAAAAAATAAAGATCTAGAAGATGCAGTTAGCTTAGCAACTAAGATAGCTTCATTTTCAGTTACACAAATTGGTGCTTTAGGACCAAGATGGGAAGAGGTGAAAAGTTTTGTCGAAGAAGAAAAATTTTAG
- a CDS encoding MBL fold metallo-hydrolase, whose protein sequence is MEITFLGTGAGSTLGSKRMKSSILIEDSGNSVLLDLGTGANFKLEDIGKLNIDAIFISHLHIDHINGIFDYLVQRKIHGMNPIKIYSPPGFGNILNQFKTEGNEIDAEVIESKLPSAKIGNIEVRSVKACHKIYAVAYIINNKIIYSGDTAEPCNEIVSESKDAELIIHEATCVAGCEIYGHTSVKDALSIFPNDKLILTHIPSQKEKDIFQEVNNRAKIAYDGMRINV, encoded by the coding sequence ATGGAAATAACTTTTCTTGGAACTGGTGCAGGATCTACTTTAGGAAGTAAGAGAATGAAATCTTCAATTTTGATTGAAGATTCTGGAAATAGTGTATTACTAGATTTAGGAACTGGAGCTAATTTTAAGCTTGAAGATATCGGGAAACTAAATATCGATGCTATTTTTATTTCTCATCTTCACATAGATCATATAAACGGAATTTTCGATTATCTAGTACAAAGAAAAATACATGGCATGAATCCAATAAAAATATATTCTCCACCTGGTTTTGGAAACATACTAAATCAGTTTAAGACAGAAGGTAATGAAATAGACGCAGAAGTTATAGAATCTAAATTACCCAGTGCTAAAATAGGTAATATTGAAGTTAGATCTGTTAAAGCATGCCATAAGATATATGCCGTTGCGTATATTATCAATAATAAAATAATTTACTCTGGAGATACTGCAGAGCCTTGTAATGAAATAGTAAGCGAAAGTAAAGACGCGGAACTGATTATTCATGAGGCTACATGTGTGGCAGGTTGTGAAATTTATGGACATACTTCTGTAAAAGACGCATTATCCATTTTCCCAAATGATAAGTTAATATTAACTCATATACCCTCACAAAAAGAAAAGGATATATTCCAAGAAGTGAATAATAGAGCTAAAATAGCTTATGACGGAATGAGAATAAATGTGTAG
- a CDS encoding class II glutamine amidotransferase, with amino-acid sequence MCRLLAFNTRENVDIKILKIFSNVAEKDFLSSTLSHSDGWGISTYIYNNSWKNLFYKSKDPIYKDTFYESISGLLNGEKIIGLVHARKAGKKFLHGVTHSHPYHLKVKNYELYFAHNGSVSRKAFQNPLLPYTDSFLILLEISKEIENGYSPLDAYNIVFNRLKPFSTSLNSVLLTFNEAEGPKIYVGYYYNKERLKEIEEYYKLYRFKDYVFSSTLKFYFDNDIEELIYGDIITLE; translated from the coding sequence ATGTGTAGGTTACTGGCATTTAATACTAGGGAAAATGTGGATATTAAAATTTTAAAGATATTTTCGAATGTAGCTGAAAAAGATTTTCTATCTTCCACATTGTCGCACTCTGATGGCTGGGGAATTTCAACGTACATATATAATAATTCTTGGAAAAATCTCTTCTATAAGAGTAAAGATCCAATTTATAAAGACACATTTTACGAAAGTATATCAGGTCTACTAAATGGAGAAAAAATAATAGGTTTAGTTCACGCCAGAAAAGCAGGAAAAAAATTTCTTCATGGAGTTACACATTCTCATCCATATCATCTTAAAGTTAAAAATTATGAATTATATTTTGCTCATAATGGATCAGTATCTAGAAAAGCGTTTCAAAATCCTTTATTACCGTATACTGATAGTTTTCTTATTTTATTGGAAATTTCTAAGGAAATAGAAAATGGTTACTCTCCATTAGACGCATATAACATTGTATTTAATAGACTAAAGCCTTTTTCAACGAGCTTAAACTCCGTATTATTAACATTCAACGAAGCAGAAGGACCTAAAATATATGTAGGTTACTATTACAATAAGGAAAGATTAAAAGAGATAGAAGAATATTATAAACTATATAGATTCAAGGATTATGTATTTTCATCTACTCTAAAATTTTATTTTGATAATGATATAGAAGAGTTAATATATGGAGATATAATAACTTTAGAGTAA
- a CDS encoding zinc ribbon domain-containing protein, whose translation MKEELVQAKIIDYGKLKSIYNDIFFYKEYSEALRRNGGSLDTPPPSLKKLNFIPNTYRLGPLKVSCNNKILKIDFVNALVESEREGLPKYAIIDFSKGIKIYLAYENERPIIGIDVGIRHLFTVASVNSNGKICKVRYFGDKEIIQPFIRYLGEEQGVVHLTEIKEKVKGLVHQTIRFIESLDPKIVAIEDLRLYDAKVGKGLRVIQEMLEHEFYNKGIKFKRLDPYNTSRICSHCGYKRGEIMGSIFVCPSCGYKADRDFNAAYNLALKCYYTC comes from the coding sequence ATGAAAGAAGAACTAGTTCAAGCTAAAATTATAGATTACGGTAAGCTAAAATCAATTTATAATGATATATTTTTCTACAAAGAATATTCAGAGGCTTTAAGAAGAAATGGTGGTAGTTTAGATACACCTCCACCATCCTTAAAAAAACTGAATTTTATACCAAATACGTATAGATTAGGCCCTCTAAAAGTATCTTGCAATAATAAAATTCTAAAAATAGATTTTGTTAATGCATTGGTAGAGTCTGAAAGGGAAGGATTACCAAAATACGCAATAATCGATTTTAGTAAAGGTATTAAGATATATTTAGCCTATGAAAATGAAAGACCGATAATAGGAATAGATGTAGGTATTAGACACTTATTTACTGTAGCTTCGGTGAACTCTAATGGAAAAATATGTAAGGTAAGATATTTTGGCGACAAGGAAATAATACAGCCTTTTATAAGGTATCTAGGAGAAGAGCAAGGAGTAGTACATTTGACAGAAATCAAAGAAAAAGTTAAAGGCTTAGTTCATCAGACAATAAGATTCATTGAAAGTCTAGACCCTAAAATAGTTGCAATAGAAGACCTAAGACTTTACGACGCTAAAGTAGGTAAAGGCTTAAGAGTAATTCAAGAAATGTTAGAACATGAATTTTATAATAAAGGAATAAAATTCAAAAGATTAGACCCATATAATACATCAAGAATATGTTCACATTGTGGATATAAAAGAGGAGAAATAATGGGATCTATATTCGTATGTCCATCGTGTGGATACAAAGCTGATAGAGACTTTAACGCTGCCTATAACTTAGCCTTAAAATGCTATTATACATGTTAA
- a CDS encoding M24 family metallopeptidase yields MRIKKLIKAMEEKNIDYTIIGPTSNMFYFTQFSDEQMERPLLLIVGRNESYFVAPKIYEEQLSKTDIEIKTYDDGEDPYTKIKIPKGSSLSIDDQLWSVFLINIINKVSPSNILPASKLISKLRAIKEEEEIERMKKGLDIAEKSFLEFLDKIKEGKTECELAKELKDIFYDIGADNVSFEPILTSGSNTSMPHLRCTDRKVKNGDVVIADFGVKYHGYSTDTTRVISIGKPTAEVLHVYNIVKDAQASAEDALKEMTGKEIDSLARNVITAKSFGKYFIHRTGHGIGIDVHEEPYISQDYSEKIVNNMTFTIEPGIYLPGKFGIRIEDMVVMKDKVRVMNSLEKEIFIV; encoded by the coding sequence ATGAGAATTAAAAAACTGATAAAGGCTATGGAGGAAAAGAACATAGACTACACTATAATAGGGCCCACTAGTAATATGTTTTATTTTACACAATTTTCGGATGAACAGATGGAAAGGCCACTATTATTAATAGTTGGTAGAAACGAAAGCTACTTCGTGGCACCTAAAATATATGAAGAGCAGTTATCGAAAACTGATATCGAGATTAAAACTTACGATGATGGAGAGGATCCCTATACTAAAATAAAGATACCTAAAGGTTCATCATTGTCTATAGATGATCAGCTTTGGTCCGTTTTCTTAATAAACATAATAAACAAAGTTTCACCATCAAATATTCTTCCTGCATCTAAATTAATTTCTAAATTAAGAGCAATAAAAGAAGAGGAAGAGATAGAAAGAATGAAAAAAGGTTTAGATATTGCTGAAAAATCTTTCCTAGAATTTTTAGATAAAATAAAAGAAGGTAAAACTGAGTGCGAATTAGCTAAAGAATTAAAAGATATTTTCTATGATATAGGTGCAGATAATGTTTCTTTTGAGCCGATATTAACATCTGGCAGTAATACGTCTATGCCTCATTTAAGATGTACTGACAGAAAAGTAAAAAACGGAGATGTAGTTATTGCTGATTTCGGTGTAAAATACCATGGATATTCCACTGACACTACAAGAGTAATAAGTATCGGAAAACCAACAGCTGAAGTATTACATGTCTATAATATAGTAAAAGATGCACAGGCGTCTGCAGAAGATGCATTAAAAGAAATGACTGGAAAAGAAATAGACTCGCTGGCTAGAAATGTAATAACAGCCAAATCATTTGGCAAATACTTTATACATAGAACTGGACATGGGATAGGAATTGATGTCCATGAGGAGCCTTATATCTCACAAGATTATAGCGAGAAGATAGTAAATAACATGACATTTACTATAGAACCAGGGATTTACTTACCAGGAAAGTTTGGAATAAGAATAGAAGATATGGTTGTAATGAAGGATAAAGTAAGAGTTATGAACTCCTTAGAAAAAGAAATTTTTATTGTGTAG
- a CDS encoding PLP-dependent aminotransferase family protein, giving the protein MVSRIGKEIEISPVELASRMAKKAKINLASGSPDPKLIPVKDIQESYIEVIESYRDKAFSYPGAGGQEDLIREIENYLPFLGLRKGNNEIMVTSGAQHAMELLGKYFLENDVIAVENPTFIETFNALKLRSSVNIPINLDQNGLQIDQLKDILKIISIKLLYVIPNCHNPAGVVLSEDRRKELVELAEKYNFYIIEDDPYRPIAGKVPPPIKYFDKYGRVVYVSSFSKILAPGLRVGFILANKEIAEKIALIEQLDFSTSTINQYVISNLLKKGVITSRMEYIHDYYMKKLNILKDSLIDEGFNDFTRSECGFFQLIDLKKDSWKVFEEALKLGLSFVPASPFFLKGGETMARLSISVATEDEIKTGVKLLKKAISTQ; this is encoded by the coding sequence TTGGTCTCAAGGATTGGTAAAGAAATAGAAATTTCCCCGGTAGAACTTGCGTCTAGAATGGCTAAAAAGGCTAAAATTAATTTAGCTAGTGGAAGTCCAGATCCAAAGCTTATTCCAGTTAAGGATATACAAGAATCTTATATTGAAGTTATTGAAAGTTATAGGGATAAGGCCTTTTCATATCCTGGAGCAGGAGGGCAAGAAGATTTAATCAGAGAAATTGAAAATTACCTTCCATTTCTTGGATTAAGAAAAGGCAATAACGAAATAATGGTAACTTCTGGTGCTCAGCATGCTATGGAACTTTTAGGGAAATATTTTCTAGAAAATGATGTAATAGCAGTAGAAAATCCTACTTTTATAGAGACTTTTAATGCTTTAAAATTAAGATCGTCTGTAAATATACCTATAAATTTGGATCAAAATGGGTTACAAATAGATCAGCTTAAAGATATTCTAAAAATAATTAGTATAAAATTATTATACGTAATACCTAATTGCCATAACCCAGCTGGTGTAGTATTAAGCGAAGATAGAAGAAAAGAACTGGTAGAACTTGCAGAAAAATATAATTTCTACATAATAGAAGACGATCCTTATAGACCAATAGCAGGTAAAGTTCCTCCTCCTATAAAATATTTTGATAAATATGGCAGGGTTGTTTACGTTAGTAGTTTTAGTAAAATACTTGCTCCTGGGCTAAGGGTAGGATTTATTTTGGCTAATAAGGAGATTGCAGAAAAAATAGCTTTAATTGAACAGTTAGATTTCTCAACATCTACTATAAATCAATACGTAATTTCCAATTTACTTAAGAAAGGAGTTATAACTTCTAGAATGGAATATATTCATGATTATTATATGAAGAAATTAAATATTTTGAAAGACTCATTAATAGATGAAGGATTTAATGATTTTACAAGATCAGAATGCGGATTTTTCCAACTAATAGATTTAAAGAAGGATAGTTGGAAAGTATTTGAAGAAGCGCTAAAGTTAGGCCTTAGCTTTGTGCCTGCTTCTCCTTTCTTTTTAAAAGGAGGGGAAACTATGGCCAGACTTAGTATCTCAGTTGCTACAGAAGATGAAATAAAAACAGGTGTAAAATTACTAAAGAAAGCTATTTCTACACAATAA